GAGATTGCAGACTGAGGAAGTGAAACATGCACATTTCGGTCTAGTCTTTGTTTTGCAGTTTATCAGAGGACAGTGTAATCCTATTTTAATTCCATCTTTTATTCGATCGTGTGGCCCTGCATAGAGTTCAGATGACAGAGTCAAAATATAGGGCGACAGCAGTCATGTGAACagcatttgtatttgtgtgtttctccATGTGAATGAACTTCATCACCGCTTTAAACTGGCCAGTAAACTCACGGCCATCGCTATCAGCACCGCAACTCCCATCTCCATCATCCTTCCCATCTTCTTCTCTTCAACCGTCTCCTCCTTCTTCCTAAGCATCTCCTCTTTTCGGACTCGGATATCTCTATCCCTCTGCAGCTGCTCGTTGTAGTGGGCCTTGATAAACTTGTCGAAATCAAAGACGTCTCCTCGGCCGTCTGCGCCCACCACAGACCGTCGGCTTTCGGTTGTCTGTTTCGCGGAGCTCCCTGTGTCCCTGGCGGAGGGTCTGGCTGTTGCTAAAAGGTCCGACTGACTCAACATACCGCGGTCGTATTTCTTCCGCAGTGCCTTGTTGCCCAGTACGGTGTAGGCCTCGCTGATCTCAGAAAAGCGGACAGTGGCGTGCTCACTGCCGGCGTTTCTATCCGGGTGGTAGACGAAGGACTGCTTGTAGTAGGCTGTTTTTATCTGGACTTGAGTGGCGGTAGGTGACACCTCCAGGATTTCATAGTAGCCTGATTTGGTTTTGCAAAGGGGCTCAGATCGGGTTCCGTTGCCGCTGTAAGCTCTGATGAACTGTCCATGTCCCCAACACAATCTAAAAGTCTGTTGACGAGAAACGGACCTGGAGGTGTAAAAAGTCCTCCGAAACTCGGCGTTAATCCGATAGATGGGTAGATTTGCCACTATATTTTGAACCTTGGACTTATTAGAAAGTGAATACTCATTTTTGAGTCCAAGAAAATCGTAATATTCAGCGAGATTTGCGTTTTCCCAATTGTTTTTGACCGTACCATACAACGGTGTCAGGCTTGTGTCCTTTGAAACTCCACCGGTCACTTTGTCTGCTGCATTTTCGGCTCCATGCAGTTCTCCATTTTGGATATTACCCAACAGTAACCCAGCCGATAGAGACGAAGCCTGTATTGCACCTTTATCTTGACTTTCAATGAGTTGTCggttgtatattttgtgtgcaaaGTTGTACGCTCCCCTTCCGAAACATAACCTGACCTCCGCCATGTTTGAAGGGGGCAAAAGACGAAAGCTGATTTCCGGGCTGCTGACGGCGGCTCGTTCTAACTGCAGAGCCCCCGGTGGGCGAGTATTTCTCGTTTGTTCCAGGATGTCGAAGGCATGTCCCGCCCATAGACAGTTTTGCCCTGTTCTGCCCCTGATTTGCTTACCCTGACATTCGCACTCTAACCTTTTGAAacctttaaacttttttttttaaactaatctAACAATCTACCATAAGGAACGATACCTTAGTTACAAGTTCATTAGGCACACCTAGCTAAAACTAATACAGGAAGGatataatgttcagtttttgttgaaagTGTTGTGGTGCTGTTGAATAGTTGCATTAAGCAGATAATTTTTCTCATTTAACCAACCATTATTGATATTAATTGAACTTTTTACTTAATGAGGCAAACGTATGCGATAGTTAGCCTGATTTTGACTTTCTAAGTCAAAACGATGAGCTATTAAATCCAAATTATAATAGTATCAAGTCAGTAGATCAACATTGTGATCataagtattttttaacacttttgtcaTTCTTCTTATAgtgaaattatattttatacacGTTTTTGTTTGTATAATTACATACAAAATGCATTAAGTAAAtatgtgtgacaaaaaaaatgtcataatgaggacttttattttgaaatgtgatcaTACGTCACAACAACCCCATAACCGGAAACTTCATTCTATGCTTTCATTATGTCGAGGTTCAAAACAGTAATTTGGCCTAAAGTCATTTTATTTGGGGACTCCATCACACAGGTTAGCTAATGCACAATGATTTTCAAATACTGTAATATCATGCAAGCCTGCATTAAATGATAACCAACTCACTAACGTAGTAGTTAGCATTAGCTGCTAGCTTTCTAGATAATTCTTAATAAAAACAGTGTTAATtctttcagttttcatttcaaGCCAATGGTTGGGGTGCAGAAATTGCAAACAAACTAGCAAGGTCAGTAGTTCCCATTTATTGGTTCTTGATTTGTTGTAACCGTAGTGGAAGTGCTCATTTAATTTCTCAAAAATGTTATTGGCGCtgatgtgatttttctttttttaaggatAAGTCATATGTAACCAGACTAAGCCTTCGACTAATATATTTATCTGACGTAATATATTTTCCCATCAGAAAGTGTGATGTTGTAAACAGAGGACTGTCCGGCTACAACTCAAGATGGGCTAAGATAGTTCTTCCCCGCCTCCTCGACAGCCCAAACTCAGCAGACAACAACATAGCTGCAGTCACGGTCTTCTTTGGAGCCAACGACTGTGCACTGGAAGGTACAATTTTACTGACACGACCTCTAATGACAATATAGGAAGTTTAGTAATGATACATATTCGGCTACAAACCTTctatatccttttttttttccccagcagaaAACAACTTTATAATTGTAGACATTGCACGTGAAGATTTTCATGATGACATAGTATGACTTTGTTATAGCATgctatactatattatactatacttttttattaCGTGCTTAGAAAGACATCAGGCAGGGAAGTCTAACAAGACACGATGCTGCAGCAAAATGTAGGATCCTGTGTGTTTGGAGCGAGGCGTTCACTTGAGACTAAAAGTCAGAATGTGTCAGCTTCTCCTACttaaattatttatgataatgCAATACTTAGTCACTGGAGTACCCCTATACATGTTTTTAGATGTCATTCTATGCACTTCACAGCTTAGGCTTTTTGTGATAATGACTACTG
Above is a genomic segment from Etheostoma spectabile isolate EspeVRDwgs_2016 chromosome 20, UIUC_Espe_1.0, whole genome shotgun sequence containing:
- the dnajc30a gene encoding dnaJ homolog subfamily C member 18, which produces MAEVRLCFGRGAYNFAHKIYNRQLIESQDKGAIQASSLSAGLLLGNIQNGELHGAENAADKVTGGVSKDTSLTPLYGTVKNNWENANLAEYYDFLGLKNEYSLSNKSKVQNIVANLPIYRINAEFRRTFYTSRSVSRQQTFRLCWGHGQFIRAYSGNGTRSEPLCKTKSGYYEILEVSPTATQVQIKTAYYKQSFVYHPDRNAGSEHATVRFSEISEAYTVLGNKALRKKYDRGMLSQSDLLATARPSARDTGSSAKQTTESRRSVVGADGRGDVFDFDKFIKAHYNEQLQRDRDIRVRKEEMLRKKEETVEEKKMGRMMEMGVAVLIAMAVSLLASLKR